From the Polaribacter huanghezhanensis genome, the window TTTGAGTTTCGAATCCATAATTGTCATAAATCTGACGAATTTCTGCGATTAAATTTAATCCGTCGGTAGAAATATCATCTAAACGACCAATAAACGGAGAAACATAGGTTGCTCCAGCTTTTGCAGCTAACAACGCTTGTCCAGCAGAAAACACTAAGGTTACATTTGTTTTGATTCCTTTTGAAGAAAAATATTTACACGCTTTTATACCATCTTTTATCATTGGTAATTTTACCACAATTTGCGGATTTAAAGCAGCTAATGCCTCTCCTTCTTTAATCATCCCTGCAAAATCTGTTGCAATTACTTCTGCAGAAACATCGCCTTCAACCAAATTGCAAATTGCTTTGTAATGATTGATGATATTTGCTGCTCCTGTAATGCCTTCTTTTGCCATTAAAGACGGATTTGTAGTAACGCCATCTAAAATCCCTAAAGCCTGAGCTTCTTCTATTTGTGATAAATTTGCTGTGTCAATAAAAAATTTCATATTCTTAAATTTAGTTCTGTAAAATTATAATTTATAATGATTCATTAGTAGTTTTTCGTACATTTTATCTGGTAAAATTCGCTTTAAAACAATGGAGCATTTCTCCATAAATCCACCAACTTTATAATGAATCTTCGGGCTTTTAGTTTCAATAATGCTATAAACTTCTTTTGCCATTTCTATCGGATTCATTCCGCCATCAACATGCGCATCCATCAAATTTAAATTTTCTTGATAGGTTTCTTTATACGCAGAATTTTCAAAAACTGGCGTATGATACCTTCCTGCTGCAATGTTTGTAGCAAAATCTCCTGGAGCAACATTTACAATATCAATTCCGAATTGTTTTACTTCCATTCGTGCTGCTTCGGTAATCAATTCTAATGCGCCTTTTGTTGCAGAATAAATACCACGAAAAGGCAATCCCATATAACCCGCAATCGATGTTACATTAATTATTTTTCCGCTTTTTTGTTTTCGCATTTGCGGCAAAACCGCTTTCATTACATCAACAGCTCCAAATAAATTGGTGTTAAAAACCTTTTTCATTTCTTCTGTTGGTGTATCTTCAATAGCACCTGTAATTCCCATTCCAGCATTATTGATTAACACATCAATTCTTCCTTCATTTATAATAATTTCAGAAACTGCATTTTGAATAGAAGCTACATTTAAAACATCTAAAGCAAGCATTTTATAAGAGAAAGAATTGTCTTCTTTTTGCGTTCTACTTGTTCCGTAAACTACCATTCCTTTTTTAGAAAGATAGTTGGCAATGGATTTTCCAATTCCTGAGGAAGCACCAGTAATAAGAACAACTTTTGACATATAAAGATTTAAAATTTTTGATTTAAAATTCAAAGTTTAGCAAATATCTTAAAACTAAATTAAGAAAACTAAAAAAGAGAAGGTAAATGATAGTTTTTTGAAATCCTTTCCTTCGGAAAGGATTTAGGATAGAAAAAGATTTAGGGCATAAAAAATGGCAAGCTATCTACATCACACTGCTACAACCTAATACCCTTGCTGCGTTCCCGCCCTGGGGGGTTCAAAGGGAGCTAGTTGTGTAGGACTTGCCGATGCAAATTTACAATGATTTTTAAAGTTGCGCAATGTTTTTTTATCAATTTTGTAACAAAAGATGCACTTTGGTTACTAATCAAATAGTTAATCGTAAATAAATCCAATTGGATTTATTTATCTTTGACCTAAACGAAATTTATATATTTGTATAACTAACTAAATATCAAAATACAATGGAAAATCAAGCATCTAGTAAAAGTATTATTTTAAATTATGGAGTATACCTTGGTATCGCTTCTGTACTAATTAATTTAGTTGTGTATGCAACTGGAGATTATTTAAAACCTCATTGGTCAGTTAGTGTATTAAGCGGAGTCTTAATGGTTGCAATTATTGTAATGGCTAATAAAAAATTTAAAGAATTTAATGGTGGTTTTATGTCTTGGGGACAATCTGTTAAAATAGGTGTTGGTTTAACAGTAATTAGTGCTTTAATTATAATTGTTTATCAACAAATATTTTCGAATATTATTGAACCAGAATACATGCAACAAATGATGATGATGCAAGAACAAACCTGGACAGATCAAGGAATGACCAGCGAACAAATTGATGCAGCTAAAACAATGATGCAAAAGTTTCAAGGACCATTTATTTCATCTGCAATTGGAATTGTTGGTGCAGCTTTTATAGGTTTTGTTGTCTCTGCAATTGTTGGAGCAATTATGAAACAATCTGCTGAAGAGCAATACTAGTTTTTAAGAAAAATTTAAACGATATAAAGGTAAAATATCTTCGGATGTTTTACCTTTACGTTTTTACAAAACCTTATAATTTTGAAACAAATAAACATATCGGTAGTTATACCTTTATTAAACGAAGAAGAATCTTTAGAAGAATTATACCGTTGGATTGCAAACGTAATGCAATCCAATTCTTATGTTTTCGAAGTTATTTTTATTGATGATGGCAGCACAGATACCTCTTGGGATGTCATCGAGAATCTTTCTTCAGAACATAAACAAGTAAAAGGAATTCGCTTTCAAAAAAACTACGGTAAAAGTCAAGCCTTAGACGCAGGTTTTGAACTTGCCGAAGGAAATGTTGTGATTACTATGGATGCCGATTTACAAGACAATCCTGAAGAAATTCCTGAATTATACGATTTAATTACAAAAGAAAACTACGATCTAATTTCTGGTTGGAAAAAGAAACGTTACGATTCAAAAATTAGAAAAAACATTCCATCAAAATTATTTAACGCTGCTGCTAGAAAAACTTCTGGATTAAAATTACACGATTTTAATTGTGGATTAAAAGCCTATAAAAACGAAGTTGTAAAAAGCGTAAAAGTTAGCGGAGAAATGCATCGTTATATTCCGGTTTTAGCTAAAAACGAAGGTTTTACGAAAATTGGAGAAAAAGTAGTACAACATCAAGCAAGAAAATACGGCGTCACAAAATTTGGCATGAGCCGTTTTATAAACGGATTTCTAGATTTAATTACCATTTCTTTTCTATCAAAATTTGGAAAACGACCTATGCACATATTCGGACTTTGGGGTACGTTGATGTTTATTTGCGGATTTATGTCTGCAGCCTTTATTGGAGTTTTAAAAATTTATAAATTATCTGCCGGATTAAAAACAATCTTAGTCACAGACAATCCTTGGTTTTACATTGCGCTAACAGCCATGATTTTAGGAACACAATTATTCTTAGCTGGTTTTCTTGGAGAGCTTTTAATTAAAACAAAAAGCCACGAAAAGCATTACACAATTAAAGAAACCTTAAATATCTAAATCCGTATCTTTGCGGACAGAAAATTTTTACATGAAAGAGATTTTAGAACAAGCAAAAAGTTGGCTTTCTGACACCTTTGATTCAGAAACAAGAACAGAGATTCAACAATTAATCAATACAAATTCTGATGATTTAGCAGATCGATTTTATAAAAACATGGAATTTGGAACTGGTGGAATGCGTGGAATAATGGGCGCAGGAACCAACCGAATCAACAAATATACCTTAGGAAAAGCAACGCAAGGATTAAGTAATTATTTACAACAATGTTTTCCTAACAAAGATTTAAAAGTTGCTATTGCCTACGATTGCAGACATAACAGTAAGGAATTTTCCAAATTGGTTGCAGATGTACTTTCTGCGAATAACATACAAGTATATTTATTTGAAGATCTACGTCCAACTCCAGAATTATCTTTTGCTGTAAATCACTTATATTGTGATGCAGGAATTGTATTAACTGCTTCTCATAATCCGCCAGAATACAACGGTTACAAAGTCTATTGGAATGATGGCGGACAAATTGTTCCTCCGCACGATAAAAAAATTATTGACGAAGTAAATTCATTAGAATTTTCTGAAATCAATTTTAAAGCAAACGAAAATTTAATTACAAAAATTGGTGCAGAAGTGGATGAAGCCTTTTGGAATGCGTCTGTTAAAAACGGAACATTTGACATAAAAGGAAGAGAAGATTTAAAAATTGTTTTTACTTCTTTACACGGAACTTCAATTACATTAATTCCAGAAGCATTAAAACGCGCTGGTTACACCAATGTGCATATTGTAAAAGAACAAGAAGTACCAAATGGAGATTTCCCAACGGTAAAATCACCAAATCCAGAAGAACCAGAAGCCTTAAAAATGGCCATCGATTTAGCCAATACCATAGATGCAGATATTGTGATTGGAACCGATCCTGATTCTGACAGATTAGGAATTGCAGTTCGAGATTTAAAAGGAAATATGAAGTTGTTAAACGGAAATCAAACGATGAGTATGATGACCGATTTCTTAATCAAACAATGGGAACTAAAAGGCAACTTAAACGGAAATCAATTTGTAGGCTCCACGATTGTGTCAACAAATTTAGTCAATGAAATTGCAGATTCTTACGGAGTTGAAACCAAAGTTGGTTTAACTGGCTTTAAATGGATTGCTAAAATGATACAAGATTTTCCAAATCAAGAATTTATTGGCGGTGGAGAAGAAAGTTTTGGGTATATGGTTGGTGATTTTGTGAGAGATAAAGATGCCGTTACTTCTACGTTGCTAGCTTGTGAAATTGCTACAAATGCAAAATCAAACGGAAGTACTTTTTACAAAGATTTATTAGAACTATACATCAAAAATAATTTTTACAAAGAACACTTAATTTCGATTGTTAAAAAAGGAATGGATGGCGCCAATCAAATCAAACAAATGATGATTGATTTACGTAAAAGTCCATTGACACAAATTGATGACTCTAAGGTTGAATTTTTATGTGATTATCAATCTTCTATCAAAAAAAATCTAATCACTGGTGAAGAAACAGTGATGGGTATTCCAAAATCAAACGTAATTATTTATCACACAGAAGACGGAACTAAAGTTGCTGCAAGACCAAGCGGAACAGAACCAAAAATAAAGTTCTACTTTAGCGTAAAATCTAAATTAGACGCAATTGAAAACGCTGTTGAAACAGAAACGAAATTGGATGCTAAAATTCAACGTATTATAAAAGAATTACACCTATAATGAATTACTTTAAACAAATATTACGATTTGCTAGACCTTATAGAAAATATGTGTTTTTAAACATATTGTTTAACATTTTGTATGCTATTTTTAATGTGCTTTCAGTATTGGCTTTTATCCCTGTTTTAAACATTCTTTTTAAGCAAGAAAACAAAATTACTTTACAACCAGTTTATAACGGAATTAGCTCTGCTGGTTCTTATATAAAGGATAGTTTTTATTTTTATATTTCTCAAAAGATAGAAAATGAAGGTGTTGTTCAAGTACTCTTATTTATTTGTTTAGTAACTTTTGCATTATTTTTTCTTAAAAATTTATTTCGCTATTTAGCGTCATATGTGTTGGTTTTTTTACGAAATGGAACTGTTAAAGACATTAGAGATAGCTTGTATCAAAAAATTGTTGAGCTTCCAATTGCTTATTTTTCAAAAAAGAAAAAAGGAGATATTATTGCAAGAATGACTGCTGATGTTCAAGAAATTGAAATCTCTTTCCTTACTTCTTTAGAAGCTATTGTAAGAGAGCCTTTAACTGTGGTTATTTCGCTTACAATGATGATTGTGATTAGCTTAAAACTAACACTTTTTGTGTTTATTTTACTGCCCGTTTCTGGCTTTATCATTTCTGCAATTAGTAAAAAATTAAAAGCAAACTCTTTAAAAGCGCAAAAAGAAACTGGTAACTTTTTATCATTTATTGAAGAAACATTGACGGGTTTAAGAGTTATTAAAGGCTTCAATGCAGAAAATATCATTGGAAGAAAATTTAGAGATTCTACAAAAAAATTCAAACAATTAATGACAAGTGTTTTACACAGACAAACACTAGCTTCACCAATGAGTGAGTTTTTAGGTTCGGCAACCATAATTGCAATTTTATGGTACGGAGGAAAATTAGTACTAGAAAATAATAGTCCTTTAAAACCTGAAGAGTTTTTGACGTATATCATGTTGTTTTACACTGTTTTAAATCCTGTAAAAGCAATTACAACTGCGTATTATAACATTCAAAAAGGAAATGCATCCGCAGAAAGAATTGTAGAAGTACTGAGTGCTGAGAATGAAATTGTTGAAGAGGAAAATGCACTTACAAAAAGTACTTTTGATCGTGAAATTGTCTTTGATAATATCTCTTTTAAATATGATGATGAATACGTACTTAAAAACTTTTCCTTGACAATCCCTAAAGGAAAAACTGTTGCTTTGGTTGGACAATCTGGAAGTGGAAAATCAACTTTAGCAAATTTAATCACACGTTTTTATGATGTAAATGAAGGAGCTATTTTTATTGACGGAATCAACATTAAAGACTTGAAAAAAAGAGCACTACGAAATTTAATGGGAATCGTAACTCAAGATTCTATTTTATTTAACGATACCATTGCAAATAATTTAACTCTTGGACTAGAAAACGCAACAAAAAAGCAAATTCAAGAAGCTGCAGAAATTGCCAATGCACATGAATTTATTAAAGACTTGCCAAATACATACGACACCAATATTGGCGATAGTGGAAATATGCTTTCTGGCGGACAGAAACAACGATTAAGTATTGCAAGAGCTGTGTTAAAAAACCCACCAATAATGGTGTTAGATGAAGCAACATCTGCATTAGATACAGAATCTGAACAATTAGTTCAGGTTGCTTTAGAAAAAATGATGCAGAATAGAACTTCGTTAGTAATTGCGCATCGTTTATCAACCATTCAAAAAGCAGATACCATTGTGGTTTTAAAGAAAGGAAAAATAATTGAGCAAGGAAAACATGATGATTTAATGCAAGAAAAAGGAGATTATTTTAAATTGGTAACCATGCAAAATTTAAATTAAAACAATGATGAAAGTATTATTTGTTGTAGATTTTGAAACCTCAATAAACATTATAAAAACACAGCTTGAACT encodes:
- the fsa gene encoding fructose-6-phosphate aldolase is translated as MKFFIDTANLSQIEEAQALGILDGVTTNPSLMAKEGITGAANIINHYKAICNLVEGDVSAEVIATDFAGMIKEGEALAALNPQIVVKLPMIKDGIKACKYFSSKGIKTNVTLVFSAGQALLAAKAGATYVSPFIGRLDDISTDGLNLIAEIRQIYDNYGFETQILAASVRHTMHIIDCAKLGSDVMTGPLSAIEGLLKHPLTDIGLAKFLEDYKKGN
- a CDS encoding SDR family oxidoreductase; this encodes MSKVVLITGASSGIGKSIANYLSKKGMVVYGTSRTQKEDNSFSYKMLALDVLNVASIQNAVSEIIINEGRIDVLINNAGMGITGAIEDTPTEEMKKVFNTNLFGAVDVMKAVLPQMRKQKSGKIINVTSIAGYMGLPFRGIYSATKGALELITEAARMEVKQFGIDIVNVAPGDFATNIAAGRYHTPVFENSAYKETYQENLNLMDAHVDGGMNPIEMAKEVYSIIETKSPKIHYKVGGFMEKCSIVLKRILPDKMYEKLLMNHYKL
- a CDS encoding DUF4199 domain-containing protein, with translation MENQASSKSIILNYGVYLGIASVLINLVVYATGDYLKPHWSVSVLSGVLMVAIIVMANKKFKEFNGGFMSWGQSVKIGVGLTVISALIIIVYQQIFSNIIEPEYMQQMMMMQEQTWTDQGMTSEQIDAAKTMMQKFQGPFISSAIGIVGAAFIGFVVSAIVGAIMKQSAEEQY
- a CDS encoding glycosyltransferase family 2 protein, whose product is MNISVVIPLLNEEESLEELYRWIANVMQSNSYVFEVIFIDDGSTDTSWDVIENLSSEHKQVKGIRFQKNYGKSQALDAGFELAEGNVVITMDADLQDNPEEIPELYDLITKENYDLISGWKKKRYDSKIRKNIPSKLFNAAARKTSGLKLHDFNCGLKAYKNEVVKSVKVSGEMHRYIPVLAKNEGFTKIGEKVVQHQARKYGVTKFGMSRFINGFLDLITISFLSKFGKRPMHIFGLWGTLMFICGFMSAAFIGVLKIYKLSAGLKTILVTDNPWFYIALTAMILGTQLFLAGFLGELLIKTKSHEKHYTIKETLNI
- a CDS encoding phospho-sugar mutase, with amino-acid sequence MKEILEQAKSWLSDTFDSETRTEIQQLINTNSDDLADRFYKNMEFGTGGMRGIMGAGTNRINKYTLGKATQGLSNYLQQCFPNKDLKVAIAYDCRHNSKEFSKLVADVLSANNIQVYLFEDLRPTPELSFAVNHLYCDAGIVLTASHNPPEYNGYKVYWNDGGQIVPPHDKKIIDEVNSLEFSEINFKANENLITKIGAEVDEAFWNASVKNGTFDIKGREDLKIVFTSLHGTSITLIPEALKRAGYTNVHIVKEQEVPNGDFPTVKSPNPEEPEALKMAIDLANTIDADIVIGTDPDSDRLGIAVRDLKGNMKLLNGNQTMSMMTDFLIKQWELKGNLNGNQFVGSTIVSTNLVNEIADSYGVETKVGLTGFKWIAKMIQDFPNQEFIGGGEESFGYMVGDFVRDKDAVTSTLLACEIATNAKSNGSTFYKDLLELYIKNNFYKEHLISIVKKGMDGANQIKQMMIDLRKSPLTQIDDSKVEFLCDYQSSIKKNLITGEETVMGIPKSNVIIYHTEDGTKVAARPSGTEPKIKFYFSVKSKLDAIENAVETETKLDAKIQRIIKELHL
- a CDS encoding ABC transporter ATP-binding protein; protein product: MNYFKQILRFARPYRKYVFLNILFNILYAIFNVLSVLAFIPVLNILFKQENKITLQPVYNGISSAGSYIKDSFYFYISQKIENEGVVQVLLFICLVTFALFFLKNLFRYLASYVLVFLRNGTVKDIRDSLYQKIVELPIAYFSKKKKGDIIARMTADVQEIEISFLTSLEAIVREPLTVVISLTMMIVISLKLTLFVFILLPVSGFIISAISKKLKANSLKAQKETGNFLSFIEETLTGLRVIKGFNAENIIGRKFRDSTKKFKQLMTSVLHRQTLASPMSEFLGSATIIAILWYGGKLVLENNSPLKPEEFLTYIMLFYTVLNPVKAITTAYYNIQKGNASAERIVEVLSAENEIVEEENALTKSTFDREIVFDNISFKYDDEYVLKNFSLTIPKGKTVALVGQSGSGKSTLANLITRFYDVNEGAIFIDGINIKDLKKRALRNLMGIVTQDSILFNDTIANNLTLGLENATKKQIQEAAEIANAHEFIKDLPNTYDTNIGDSGNMLSGGQKQRLSIARAVLKNPPIMVLDEATSALDTESEQLVQVALEKMMQNRTSLVIAHRLSTIQKADTIVVLKKGKIIEQGKHDDLMQEKGDYFKLVTMQNLN